The DNA region TGGCCCGCAGTGCTGCAAAGACTTCCTGCTGGCTTTCTGCAACCAGCTCGCCGGTCTGAACTGCGCCTGAAGCGCTCCTTCCCTTCCATACAAAAATGGGCATCGCCTCTCACCTCCCGAGTTGGAACAGCCGCCTAGGCGACCATCTCGCTCTTTTCTTCTATCATTCTCTCAAGTTCCTCTACATTTCTTGAATATGAAAATGCATTGTCCATGGATATCTGCTTGCCGCTATACAGGTTGTAGAGAGACTGGTTCATTGTGGCCATGCCGTATTTCTGCCCGGCCTGAATGAGACTATATATCTGATGAACTTTGTCGTCCCTGACCAAAGCCTTGATGGCTGGCGTCGCAACCATTATTTCCATGGATAGACATCTACCCCCCTTCAGTCGGGGAATCAGAGACTGAGTCAGAACGCCCAAAAGGACGAAAGCGAGCTGAGAGCGGACCTGCGGCTGCTGGTTTGTGGGGAAGACGTCGACAATTCTCTCCACCGACTCTGCCGCGGAGTTGGTGTGGAGTGTTGCAAAAGTAAGATGGCCTGTCTCAGATATCATCAAAGCAGCCGACATAGTTTCCAGGTCTCTCATCTCTCCCACCATCACCACATCCGGATCCTGTCTCAGAACGTACTTCAGAGCGTTGCTGAAAGACTTGGTGTCAGAGCCAACCTGCCTCTGATTGATAATGCACTTCTTGTGCCTGAAGATGTACTCAATTGGGTCCTCAACGGTTACGATGTGGCACCTTCTGGTGCCATTGATAGCATCTATCATGGTGGCGAGCGTTGTCGACTTGCCACAGCCAGTAGGGCCGGTGATCAGAATCAAGCCTTTTGGTCTGCTCGAGAGCTCCGCCACAACAGGAGGTAAACCCAATTCCTTGAATGTTTTTATTTCAAAGGGAATAGTTCTTATGGCCATCGCCACGCAGCCACGCTGAACGAATGCGTTCGCCCTGAATCTGGATAGATTGGGTATGCCAAAAGAAAGGTCGAGCTCATGTTCCATCTCGAACTTCTTCTTCTGCTGGTCTGAGAGGAGACTGTATACTAGCTCCTCAGTTCTCTCAGGAGTGAGCACCTCGTAATTGGTCGGGGCAAGCTCCCCGTCTATTCTGAAGATGGGAGGCGCGCCTGCAGTAAGGTGCAGATCGCTCGCCCCCTTTTGAACCATCTCTTCCAGAAGTTGTCTTATTGTCATTTTGATCTTCCTCCCTTGTCACTTCTCCATGGATGCTGTTTGCCTTATCACTTCTTCTATGGTGGTAACCCCATGCTTCAGCTTCAACAACACGTCCTCACGGAGTGTTTTCATACCTTCCTGTTTGGCCGCATTCTGCATTGTCAAATTGGAAGACCTCTCTAGAATAAGCTGTCTGACCTTTGGACTTATGGGCATAACCTCGAATATAGCTAGCCTCCCTTTGTATCCTGAGCTTCCACACTCCTGACACCCTTTTCCATGATAGATTGTGGCCCCCTCAATCTCTTCTCTACCTATGCCTGCCTCCTCGAGCAATCTGTAGTCAGGCTCAACTGGCTCCTTGCAGTGCGAGCAGATTTTTCTGACCAACCTCTGAGCCTGTATGAGAGTCACAGATGCCGCCACAAGAAAGGGCTCGATACCCATGTCTATGAGCCTGTTGATGGTGCTCGGGGCATCGTTGGTGTGGATGGTGGAAAGCACCAAATGGCCTGTCAGAGCTGCTCTCACGGCGATCTCGGCAGTCTCAGAGTCTCTGATCTCTCCAACCATTATGATGTTGGGTGACTGTCTCAGGAATGCCCTGAGGGCAAATGCGAATGTCAACCCAATCTCGTCGTTCACCTGGACCTGGTTGATTCCTCTGAGATTGTACTCCACCGGGTCCTCAACGGTGAGTATGTGTACATTTGGCGTGTTCAGTCTGGAGAGGGCTGAATAGAGGGTTGTGGACTTCCCACTACCCGTGGGGCCGGTTACGAGTATGATTCCGTAGGGTAGTTCTATCGCTTTCAGAAATACCTTCAAAGCTTCCTCTTCGAATCCAAGGTCGGTCATGTCCAGCATAAGAGCACTCTTGTCAAGTATCCTCATAACAACCTTCTCACCATACAAGGTGGGAACAATGCTTACCCGTAGGTCTATCATCTTCTGGCCAACCTTCACCTTGATTCTTCCATCCTGAGGTATCCTTCTTTCTGCTATGTTCAGAGTGGCCATAATCTTGATTCTCGATATTATTGCACCTTTAAGCCTGTATGGGGGAGATAGGACTTCGTGAAGAACCCCGTCTATTCTGAACCTCACCCTAAGTATTCTTTCATAGGGTTCTATGTGAATGTCACTCGCCCCTTGTCTCACCGCATCAGTAATCAAGAAGTTCACCAGTTTCGTTACAGGTGCGGATTTCCCGGAAGCTCTAAGCTGGCTTATGTCCTCCTCCTCCTCCTCGAATTCCACGAGCTCCACATCCTCACCCTCCATGGTGCTCATCACTTCGCCGCGACCCTCTTCCATGACGGCCTCAAGTTCTGTATCAATCTGGTAGAACTTATCCAGAATCCTCCTTATGGAGCTCTCAGCGGCCACCACCGGGGCTACTTCGAGGCCTGTATGAAACTTGATGTCCTCAATCGCATAAACATCAGAAGGATTCACCATTGCCAGAGTCAGAATCCTCCCCCTTTTCTTTATGGGCACGACCTCGTACCGGCGAGCCATTTCCGCGGAAACGTATTTGATCGCAGCGGGATCTATCGAGTCCTTGGACAGATCGACCGAAGGCGCTTTGAACTGCTTGCTTAGAAATCCGACCAGGGTCTCCTCACTTATGAAACCGAGTCTTGTCAGTGTAGACCCTATTTTCTCGCCCGTTGCGCGCTGTTCTGAGAGGGCCTCATCAAGCTGTTTGTCGTCTATTAGGCCTTCGTTTACCAGCATTACCCCTAACTTAAGTGCCAATCTCTCCTACCTCTGTGACGTTTCCTTGATGACCTCAAAAATATCTGTGACTCCTTCTTTGGCCCTCTTAATCGCTGCCTCTCTTAGTGTCGTCATCCCCCCATCCTTGGCCGCTTTCGCCAGTGCATCAGTGGGGGCTCTGTCAAGAATCAGCTCTCTGATATCTGATGAGACGGCCATCACCTCGAATATGCCCAACCTTCCTCTGTACCCGGTATTGTTGCACTCCCTGCAACCTTTCCCCTTGTACAGCGTGAACCCCTCAAACTCTGACGGATCAATACCCACATCCTTGAGGAGGGCTGGATTCGGCGTCATCGGTTCCTTGCATGACTGGCAGACCTTCCTGAGCAGCCGCTGGCTTTCAATGCAGTTCATCGTCGAAGCTACAAGGAACGGCTCTACACCCATGTTAACCAGTCGGGTGACGGTTCCAGCGGCGTTGTTGGTATGAACGCTACTGAGAACAAGGTGACCAGTGAGGGAGGCGCGAATTGAAATCTCGGCAGTCTCTTTGTCTCTTATCTCCCCAACCATGATGATGTCCGGGTCCTGACGGAGGTAGGACCTGAGTGCGCTTGCAAAGGTGAGGCCGACAGACGCCTTCATCTGAACCTGGTTTATGCCAAGAAGACTGTATTCCACCGGGTCTTCGGCAGTGGTTATGTTCACATCTGGAGCATTGATCTTGTTAATAGCGGCATAGAGAGTGGTCGTCTTGCCGCATCCGGTCGGTCCTGTAACCAGCACGATCCCGTACGGCGAACTTATCCCTTTTATGAACTGAAGCATAGGTTCTCTTTCGAAACCAAGACTGACCAGGTCAAAGGATACGGCTGTCCTGTCAAGAATCCTTAGCGCCATCTTCTCTCCGAAGAGGGTAGGCACAGTGGAGACACGCAGGTCCACAGGTCTTCCCTTGATTCTGATCTTAATCCTTCCGTCCTGGGGCAGCCTCTTCTCCGAAATCTTCAGCTTTGACATAATCTTCAGTCTGGAGACTATCGCTTTCCTCATTCTGTACGGCGGATGCATCACTTCGTGCAGGATACCGTCAATCCTGAACCTGATTCTCAACTCTTTCTCGTAGGGCTCTATGTGTATGTCACTCACCCTTCTATCTACAGCCTCCAGAAGTATACTGTTTACCAGCTTCACTACTGGCGCGGAGTCAGCGGCGGCGGCGAGGTCAGTCATCTCATCCTCTTCCTCGTCCGTCTTCTGCACCACCTCTACCTCTGCCGACTCGTCCCCAATATCCTTCATCACTTCATCCAGCATTCCTGCAGCCTGATATTGTTCTTCTATCGCTTTCACGATACTGCTTTCGGCCGCAACAACAGGCTTGACCTCAAATCCGGTGGTAAATTTTATGTCCTCAATCGCAAGGACATCCGCAGGGTTGACCATCGCCACGGTCAATACTTTCCCCCTCCGCTCCAGTGGAATACAACGATATTTTGTAGCAAGCTCACTGGGCACGAGGTCAAGAATAGCCTGATCAATGTTGTAGTCGGACAGGTTGATGGAAGAAACGCCGTACTGCTTCTGGAGGAACTGAGTTATTTCATCCTCGGAGAGAAAACCGAGCTTGACAAGGTTGGTTCCCAGGCGTCCGCCCACACGTTTCTGCTCGGCAAGAGCGGTTTTGAGCTGCTCTGCGGTGAGCAGACCAGCAGAAACAAGCATATCCCCTAGTTTGGCGGCCATATTTTTTGCACCCCTGCAGTATACTAGCAGATTAGCAACAGTTTGTCAAGACCTTTGCCCAGTCTCTTAATACCCCATCTTCAAAAAACTTAGGCCACCTCAGTCAGTACTAAACCCGCCATCAGAAGAAAACTACCTGCCAGTGGTCTCGAGAACCTTCACCATGTTCCTTATCTGCGATAGCTTCTTCTCCCCGATGCCTGAAATATTCTTCAACTCTTCAATATCCTCGAAGAATCCATGTGCCTCCCTGTACTCGACTATTCGTCGTGCAAGTTTCATGCCTATCCCTGGCAAAAGACAGAACTCCTTTTGCGAAGCTCTGTTTATGTCTATCTTGTTCTTTGCCAGATCCGGCGGATTCGGGCTGTCTATCCTTTGCTCCACCAGCCTGATGACGGTGTCCAGTTCTGGGACCCTGGAGCTATCGACCTCTGTCGTCAAGGGAAACAGCGTACCTGAGGCGGGGTGTGGCTCAATCTCCCTGTGCCTGGACCTGTAGACTTTCACCCCCGAACCAGCCAAAAGGGCGGCGAGGAGAAAAAGAAGAACGCGTCTCTCCTGAGGCGTAAATATCGTCACGGAAACCCCCTTGTCAGAAACAAATTCCAAGCTCCAAATCTCAAATCACAAACTTGAACCGTCTTTTGTTTGGAATTTCGTGCCTGGTCATTGGAGTTTGTTTGCAGTTTGGTGCTTGAGATTTGCTTTCAGTTTTGAGGAGTGTAGCGATATACGATTCTGAGAAGGACATCACCAACAGCCTTCAGACTGCGTGAAGAGCACTTGTCATGGGTGTCCTCCAAGGTGTGCCAATATGGATAGTCAAAATCTATGATTACAGCGCAGGGAACTCCTGCTCCAATAAGATTCATGTGGTCATCATATACAGAGTGTTTCAGGTGTCCGTGAAACGAAGTGTTCCCCTTTGCGCAATTCCATATGAGTTCCACGACGTGCCGGGCATACGCCATTGAATTCTCCTCGACATAAATGTCCAGGTCTGCGTCACCAACCATGTCAACGAGTACCCCGTACGCGGCCCTTGGTCTCAACATGTGTTTGGCATAGTATGCTGACCCAAGGCAGAAGGTCTCGGGTCTACCCTGCTCGCCACTGTCCTCCCCATCAAAGAGGGCAATGTCAACCCCCTTTTGGGGAGTCCTACTCGAGAAGACTCTGGCCAGTTCCAGAAGAACAGCAACACCGGATGCACCATCGTTCGCCCCTGGTATGGGTGTCGTTCTGTTTGCAGGATCGGGGTCGAGGTCAGCCCAAGGCCTTGTGTCCCAGTGAGCACACAAGATCATTCTGTTTTCGACCTGGGGGTTAAAACGCGCGATAAGGTTCGTGAGCGTGCCTGGCAGGTTCTCAGCTTCGAAATCTTGAACAATGAGTGTATCCGCAAGGCGTGAGAGCTCCTCAATAAGATATGCCCTGCAGGCCGTGTGCCCCTTTGAACCGGGGTTTCTGGGTCCCATTGCTGTCTGAGTGAGCAAATACCTGTAGGCCTGCCTGCCGTCAAACTGCGGTACGGGGCTGCAACCTATGAGACCTAACAGCATTACCGCAACCAGTCTCATATGGTTACTAGAATTTGAACAGTACATCGAACTCAACGTTTATGTCTCTTCCCGTTCTTCCCCTCTGTTTGTCTCTGTTCTGGCGAAAATCCATGGTCAGCCCACCGGTCACTGACTTTGAGAAGTTGTAGCTTGCTCTTGGTGAAATCGAGAAAGACTCCGTGTCTGCGTTGATTCTTGGCGGCTTATCGGACCCTTCTGTGACGAGCTTGGAGTGCGTAGATGAGTAAGAGGCGCTGAGCGACAAATCCAGGTTGCTCTTGAATTTAACTCTCCTGCCAAGAAGAGGAAGGACCAGCCCCGTTGGTGCACTGAACGAGGTGGATACCTTGAGGGAGATCCCCTTTCTCGTGTCCGTGCTGGTAGTCATGGGAGTACCGGATTCTTTTTCGCTCACCGAATAGTCTGTGCTCACCTCCGTATTTATTCTCCTCTTCCAGGTTGTATGCCACGATACAAGGGGTGAGAAGTTCATAGCCTTTGTTCTGCTCGTAGGGGGCGTGTTGAGCGGTCCGGACTCACCCCTGGTCATGGAAAAGCTTGATCTTAGATCAGAGGACTGCATGAGCATCTTTATGGGAACGAATCTCTCAAACGATCTGAGGGTCACCGACATATCGGGCCACGTGGTTGACTTTGTTCTCGTCCTGCTGCCGGAGTACCCCTTCTCGGCCTCCGACCCTTTGCGGGAGATGCTCAAGCTGAGATCCCCCACACTCAATCCAGACCTGACCTGATACGTGTTATTCACCGACGTCTGGTCATACACATAGTATTCCTTTGGCACATCTTCCACATCGTCTCTGAACCCGAACTGATACTGCCATGAAGGACGTCCTTTCAGATAACTGTACTGGCTGTTGCGGCTTCTGGTATAAGAGCCATTGGGCGAGTTTATCCTGCTGCTGAGCTCAAGGAACTTTGCCAGCAGCCACTTCGGTGTTAGCGCTTTCAGGTCCTCGTCTTTGGCCCCTGCCAGTCCGGAGAAGATACTCATGAACTTGCTTATATTGAGTGTGAGACTAAGATTGGCTGAGTTTGAATTGCTGACGTTTCTATAATCATTTTCCAGTCCCCCAATGTCCGGATCGTGGTCCTCGACATATCTGGTATCATAGCTCATAGATTGGCTCAAGTATTCTGTCCAGAGTGGAAAATGGTAATTTATGCCGGCAGCCTGTGTCCTTCTGATCTCTGACCCAAGGTCGTAGCCGAAAAAAGTCCCTGGAAGATTGAGGTCACGGGTCTGGTCAATAGAGTAGTCTGTAGACACGAACTTGAGAGGGTCGTACGAGACGCTCGCCCTCCCATTTGCTATCCTGTCTTCGTCCACATTGGTCCTGACGTTCTGAGTGTCAGACTTTACGTATCCCACCCCCCAAGTTTTGTTGTAGGAGCTCGAAAGACTGAAGTGCGACGGGAAATAAGATAAACCGAATAGCCCAAAGATGGAGAGCGGGTTAACACGGGGTGAATACGAATACGAAATTGATGTATTGTACGTGGCATTGGAGTCTACGCGTGTCTCCGAATCTGAGAAGTTCTGGCTGGCAGAGGCCCCAACACGCACATTGTCTATCGTCCACCTGAGGAGCTTGTTAAGGGACTGCCTGGTCTTGTTGAGGCTTATGCTGCCACCCCTTCTGTACGTATGAGAAGCGCGTTTTCTTGCTTCTTCACCAGAGAGTATGATGTCTGATGACTGCTGATATTTCGGAAGGGATACATCCCTGTTAATGCTCGCATTCACGGGTATGGACATACCCCATTTCTCAGGAAGGAACTTGTCCAAGTTCATGTTGCCTGAGCCACTGAATTTGGTCGTTGTAGTGCCGCTTCCCCTCTCGCTTGCGAGGCCGCGGAACTCACTGTCTTGTCTGTTAACAGTAATCTTGAAATCCATCAGATCTGCGAACTTCGTGTCAAGTCTTATTTGGCTGGAAGTCCCCGTGTCTTTTCTGGGGTCAGATAGTCTTATCTCATCTATCCAGATCTCGCCGCTCACACGACCGTCCTGTTGATTGATGACGCCAACTTCCATTCTCCTTATGTTTCTGAATGATGGCTTTCCGTAGAAGCCATAGCCCACTCCACCTGCGTCGAAGTAGAACTGATCTTCCTTGTGGATCAGCTTCCTGTCCGTGAACTCCTGGATGGGCAGGACAAACTCGTGCCACCCTTTACCGACTACCTCCCTGTATTCGTAGTAGTTTTTCTCATCCCCTCCAAACTTGATGAAGAATGTCGGGTTGGACGTATCTCCGTGGACATAGAGCCTGATATCCTTGTAGTCTGAGTAGTCCTGCGTCTGACTTATCAACTGATATGCTGTACCCCTGTGCATGGTGTTGATATCGAAGAAATTGATAACAAGCGACTGCTCCCTTCTCTGATTCCCATAAGGATCTGTGCCTGGATCAAAAGGTGCCGTGTAGTCAGGATCTCTCTCATTGTTTTTCACGTTGATCTCAACTCTCTCCTCAGGCTCAAAGGTTCCGCCCTGATCTGGCAGAAGCCCGGAAACCCCTCCATTTTTCCACTTGTTGCCAACTATATCCAGCCCGGCTATTATCACTGAGTCTTTGTGGCTGAACCCGTCTATCCAGATTCTAGCCGCCGTTATGTTCTCCCAGTCCGGATTTCCGAACCTTTGCACGTTCATGGAATCGTCAAGCGCTAGTCGGAAAAGGCGCCAGCCATCCTCTCCGTCGTTCACGACAAAATTCCGACTGGACAGGTCGAATGTGAACTCGAAGTAGTCTTTCCTGCTATCGAGGACATGGTTCCCGTTCAAATCTTCTGTATCCAGCCTGTCATTGTTCTCCGTCCCGTTTACACGTGAATAGTTGCTTGTCCCCGGGTCGTATTTGTAGTCATCATTTCCATCGTCCCCAGAGACAGTTCTGTCGTCATCACCTTGAACACCATCAACTCCGGTGTCTTCATCGTAGTCGAGTTGACCATTCACAGTCTTTATGTCCTCAGTATCCAGCTTCCCATTATACCCCTTTATTAGCGTTGGATCTTTGACTCTCCTCGGTGCGTCCTCTGGTATGTTTGTCCCCACGTCAATATGTATTCTTCCCGTATCCCCCTTCACCCACACCTCTAAGGCCCTTGACCGGGAGAAGTCCAGCCCCTGGATGGAAAGACTTCTGTTCAAACTGACCCAGGTGCTTTCTCCAATACTGCTCAGCTTATTCCCAAACACGAGCACGGTCACCTGATCGTTCCTCCGGTCCTCGGGCAGATTTGGATCCAGGTATCTTGCACGTATGCCGTCCCTGGGATTGTACCAGTAGGGGCTCCCAAAACTGGTAGTATCTCTCCCGTCAGGTACGGAGCCGGACAACCAAGAGGGCCTGGTGACTCCAAGATTGTAGCTTGTTCTTGTACCTTCCATGTCATCTACGAAGACTTCGCCCTGAGTGTTCGGGTTAGGCATGGATATCGCCGCCTCCCCTGAAAGCCGGAATGAAGACTTGGCCTCTGTTGATACGAGTGGAAGAGCATTTGCCAGACGGGTGAAGAGGTCCGGCTCGGCGTTAAAGTGGCCGTCCACCTCGCCTACCAAAATCCTTCTTGACTCTTCTCCCAGTTTGGGTCTCAGCTCTCTGGTAGCCTCCGACCTGTACATCCAGCTCGTCCCGATTTCTGCCTTATCGGAGAACTGATATGTTGCCCTGGTCCCCAAAAGAGATTTTGAAGCGAGAGACAGGAAGGGCGCATACTGGTAAGTTATGGTCACCTCTGCATCTGGCCTGCTTGCTTCCGGAGCCAAGAGGGTGACCATTCCAAGATCATAGTCAACCGTGTAGTCCTGACCCTGCACAAGTTCACGACCATTCAGCTTCACCTGTACTGACCCTTCAAGAATATTTATCCTGTTCAGACTGAATGTGGTCTTTGTGCCTTTGGCCACAGCTTCAATATAGTATTTTGGCGAATAGTCTGTGAAGGTCGTTCTGTCGTAGATGGAGTCGGGGTCAGCCAAAATATCACTTTGAAAGGGTCTTTCATTAGGGAATATGAGAAGACCTTCCTCCCACCTTATCCAGCCCACGTCAACTGCTCCGTCCTTGGGATTCTCATCCAGGCCGAGTATTTCAAGGTATGTCTTCCCCCCCTCAGTCCAAGGGTCTTCTTCTGCAGAGTAACTGTATTTTCTTATTCTCAGCTCAACAGGAGGTCTCACATAAGTCGCACCCAGACTGTACACATTCTTCAGTTCGTAGCTCCATGTCCGGGAGTCCGGACCGGGAATCTTCGGCTTTATCAATTGAACGATAACTGTATCATCAGAAGCGTATGTGTCCTTAAACGTCCCAACAGTCTCATCCAGTGCAGTCACGTATGAAACTGCGAATACGTCCTGGTTCTTCTGTCCCAACCCACGGGCCAGCTCTATGATGTTCTTCTGGTAGTCGAACGTGTAGAACTCCTCATCCACCTGCTTGATATCAAATCGGCCAGAGTGAAACTCGGTCGTGTCCGGCACATCCGGATCAATGTATGCCTCACCGTAAACAGTCCCGTCGTCATTCGCGCCATTCCCGTCATCCA from candidate division TA06 bacterium includes:
- a CDS encoding type IV pilus twitching motility protein PilT, with product MTIRQLLEEMVQKGASDLHLTAGAPPIFRIDGELAPTNYEVLTPERTEELVYSLLSDQQKKKFEMEHELDLSFGIPNLSRFRANAFVQRGCVAMAIRTIPFEIKTFKELGLPPVVAELSSRPKGLILITGPTGCGKSTTLATMIDAINGTRRCHIVTVEDPIEYIFRHKKCIINQRQVGSDTKSFSNALKYVLRQDPDVVMVGEMRDLETMSAALMISETGHLTFATLHTNSAAESVERIVDVFPTNQQPQVRSQLAFVLLGVLTQSLIPRLKGGRCLSMEIMVATPAIKALVRDDKVHQIYSLIQAGQKYGMATMNQSLYNLYSGKQISMDNAFSYSRNVEELERMIEEKSEMVA
- the pilB gene encoding type IV-A pilus assembly ATPase PilB is translated as MLVNEGLIDDKQLDEALSEQRATGEKIGSTLTRLGFISEETLVGFLSKQFKAPSVDLSKDSIDPAAIKYVSAEMARRYEVVPIKKRGRILTLAMVNPSDVYAIEDIKFHTGLEVAPVVAAESSIRRILDKFYQIDTELEAVMEEGRGEVMSTMEGEDVELVEFEEEEEDISQLRASGKSAPVTKLVNFLITDAVRQGASDIHIEPYERILRVRFRIDGVLHEVLSPPYRLKGAIISRIKIMATLNIAERRIPQDGRIKVKVGQKMIDLRVSIVPTLYGEKVVMRILDKSALMLDMTDLGFEEEALKVFLKAIELPYGIILVTGPTGSGKSTTLYSALSRLNTPNVHILTVEDPVEYNLRGINQVQVNDEIGLTFAFALRAFLRQSPNIIMVGEIRDSETAEIAVRAALTGHLVLSTIHTNDAPSTINRLIDMGIEPFLVAASVTLIQAQRLVRKICSHCKEPVEPDYRLLEEAGIGREEIEGATIYHGKGCQECGSSGYKGRLAIFEVMPISPKVRQLILERSSNLTMQNAAKQEGMKTLREDVLLKLKHGVTTIEEVIRQTASMEK
- the pilB gene encoding type IV-A pilus assembly ATPase PilB, producing the protein MAAKLGDMLVSAGLLTAEQLKTALAEQKRVGGRLGTNLVKLGFLSEDEITQFLQKQYGVSSINLSDYNIDQAILDLVPSELATKYRCIPLERRGKVLTVAMVNPADVLAIEDIKFTTGFEVKPVVAAESSIVKAIEEQYQAAGMLDEVMKDIGDESAEVEVVQKTDEEEDEMTDLAAAADSAPVVKLVNSILLEAVDRRVSDIHIEPYEKELRIRFRIDGILHEVMHPPYRMRKAIVSRLKIMSKLKISEKRLPQDGRIKIRIKGRPVDLRVSTVPTLFGEKMALRILDRTAVSFDLVSLGFEREPMLQFIKGISSPYGIVLVTGPTGCGKTTTLYAAINKINAPDVNITTAEDPVEYSLLGINQVQMKASVGLTFASALRSYLRQDPDIIMVGEIRDKETAEISIRASLTGHLVLSSVHTNNAAGTVTRLVNMGVEPFLVASTMNCIESQRLLRKVCQSCKEPMTPNPALLKDVGIDPSEFEGFTLYKGKGCRECNNTGYRGRLGIFEVMAVSSDIRELILDRAPTDALAKAAKDGGMTTLREAAIKRAKEGVTDIFEVIKETSQR
- a CDS encoding helix-hairpin-helix domain-containing protein translates to MWSLEFVSDKGVSVTIFTPQERRVLLFLLAALLAGSGVKVYRSRHREIEPHPASGTLFPLTTEVDSSRVPELDTVIRLVEQRIDSPNPPDLAKNKIDINRASQKEFCLLPGIGMKLARRIVEYREAHGFFEDIEELKNISGIGEKKLSQIRNMVKVLETTGR
- a CDS encoding M28 family peptidase; its protein translation is MSSMYCSNSSNHMRLVAVMLLGLIGCSPVPQFDGRQAYRYLLTQTAMGPRNPGSKGHTACRAYLIEELSRLADTLIVQDFEAENLPGTLTNLIARFNPQVENRMILCAHWDTRPWADLDPDPANRTTPIPGANDGASGVAVLLELARVFSSRTPQKGVDIALFDGEDSGEQGRPETFCLGSAYYAKHMLRPRAAYGVLVDMVGDADLDIYVEENSMAYARHVVELIWNCAKGNTSFHGHLKHSVYDDHMNLIGAGVPCAVIIDFDYPYWHTLEDTHDKCSSRSLKAVGDVLLRIVYRYTPQN